The Procambarus clarkii isolate CNS0578487 chromosome 18, FALCON_Pclarkii_2.0, whole genome shotgun sequence genome segment ctatataaatatatcacactacacactattgaataatattactgcaaaaaaatggAGAAAAAATCAATCATAGACATTACAATAATTAGGTaacaatatctttgtggcaactcctgcctgTCAGCATTGGTGGAGCAGACCGCTACAGGATGCTTACACTGAAAACACCTCAGTTTTGCCAGACTTTCTCGCCCTATTGTGGCCaaaatgtcacctacgatttttattatttttcccgtgatcagggaacacaaatgaacacttataAGATGAAAAaagaaattattttttatttcttgCACCTGGAGGTGTTGAAGGCTATTAAGGCAAGCGCCTTCCAGGGGTTAAGCAAGTAGTAGTTAGCAATGGAAGTTTTAAACAATTCTAAATGAACACTTTGATCTAGTGAATTTGTTTACAATTAATTTGTAACTAATGGGTTAAATATTATTGTGCCAATTTTTACATTCATTAAATTTTTTGCATAATAGGATTTGCTTAACACTTGTGTTCCTGGCGTGTGCGCCCCAGCCTACCCCAAGGTGGGCCGAGCATTTTGCATGAGCGCGCGgccacactaaaatgtgtacagtatactcttcagttttctcacctcaattttcatgctacatcattcattctggtatcaaattgttcgcaatctaaAGGCTCACATTTTAAAAATAGTCCCATAATGATCGGGAAAAGAACTgaattttaacactttcgctcggggatgacgcagcattgcgtcatccgtttactggcggtaatgccggggatgacgcagcattgcgtcatccactttaaaaattcgccaaaaatcaggtttgtatccgattttttggggactggttttaaaatgtgcgccgatgtcttcccatttcctttgttgagcctcgtggccctcaggcggcttggcacacgccgtgggcccattgtctttgctccactgttgtgaccaatgtcgtctcccctcgcatctcaaacgtgtgaacatttcggctattttccgtggctatatttcttactgcggctttagaaactatctacgcttactccacgatggatagtaatcatgaacaaggcccttccaggaagaaaattgcgaaagaaaggcttgaaaagggtgggaattgggaatgtagtaggaaggcctctgagcgctcactcacggctaacgcgtggcccgtcttcaactcgtcggcggttggagcgtgaccaggtgtttttttttatatgctaatgttcctctagagaattttattacgaacccattgagaccaaaatgaaagacctaggacaaaaattgaggtgaccagagtgaaaatagtgaaaacattttatcccgtttgcgcgctcccgggtaactcgttcgcactttctctgtttgctgcgggtaattagccgggcttttggagtttatatgcatttagtgctgtagagaattttattgcgaacacaatgataccaaatttattctcgtagaaggagaattgaggtgacaaagttgaagagagtatacacttttcggaattaacgggcgcttccgtgacacgctggggcccatatcgccctgtcgaggggtggcgcgcggggtgagcgaaagtgttaacatgtTTTAATTTTGGACGCAACATGCGTCCCTGCCGGACATCCGTAAAGTAAATGGATGCAGATTCTGTCCCTGGTGGACGAAAGTGTTTACAAGGTGTTTACAAAATGGATTACAAGGACCAGTGATCTTTAGATGCTGTAAGTATAAGTGACTTTCACCAATCtattctcactctctttctccgaTATATTTTTGTTTTCACAGACCTGAGTGACAAAGGCATATTTATAGTAATATTCGGATTTTTAATCTTCATTATATCGATGGCTATCTCGATATATTAAATCAGATTGAAAAGTATGTGCACATGTTCACATCAACTTGTGCAATGTACTTGAGGATAGATACTGTTACACTGAGCTCAATGTATATAATTAGTTTTAAGGTAATTATATAAAATTCTGAACTGTAGTAATGCAATCTCAAATGTTTGGGTTGTATAGCTATATTAGTTATTGACGACATTGTTTATGGCACCGTTTCATACAACATTTCTGTGCCCCGAGAACTGGGTTATTCATACTTTTCCTTATATATAGTAATGCAAACTATATTTTAACAATTTCTTTTATTTAGATGTAAGGGGTAATATATTTGCTGGAAACAGAACATTGTTGCAATGAATCTTGTGGAGGTTTTATACATAGTTTCCTGACTTGCTACCTGTGAATGCATTCTACTGCAGTAATGTTTCTTGTTAAACTGTCATTGGCCTCAGACATATTGCAGAAATTGATAGATAATTTCTGCCCCTTAACATAGTGGTAAAATAGCTGATACAGTACATTTGACAGTATAAAATAGTAACTACTGTACTAGATAATCTCCAAATTGTACGTAATTTTAGAATGTTCCTATTAGCTTTATCATCACAACACTGCTCAAAGTATTATTATAAAAATAGTCTACCTAAAAAATAATTAGACAATTTTTTAGTATCTTTTCTTTGATCATGATTGTCATGGCAGTTTTACACAGAATTGCTAGACATGAATGAATAAAGTATGCATTTTCAGCACCTGTATCTTTCCCCTTTAGGCTTCTTTTGAATtccctgttaaatatattttatatgctaTATTTAAATGTCAAACAATACAATTATTCAAAAATAACCATATGGAAAAGAACTACTGTACTTTTGAGTGCATTTACAGAAACTACAGGTAATCTACCACTGATAAGAACCgcctcaagccagtcctcagggactgacaacgactcccaaataaggttatacagattcagtaaatactgaaatgcACATGGAGGGAGacggcaaagcatctcataatgaatgtcatctgagcccgctgccatagaaccacagagagtcagggcagactggagttcaGAGATAACTCCAGTGCCGGTCTGGGGTCTGGGGGCTTCACCCCTCCTGGGGAAAGGGGAAAGCCCCAGACATGCAGCACAGCTTGTGTGACgtcatgttcgtttgtgcattttcatttggggagttatgtccactcgtttgtctatttcAGTCGTTTTAACCAGAACAAGGGCTTGTTTtgaggcacttacctttctgggtgcctggtctagtcgatggcagacacagaatgctccaaatcacatgtgcatttctataggccattgctcctcctgcctctctgagggggccaggttctggctcatggtccccggtaagcctagaactccattcacactgactgatgctgaAGTCTaattatatacacatcagcctggaTAGTTCCCCCCAGAAATGTGACACAAAACACAAATATTAACAGGACACTGCTTCCATTTCATTAAATAATCAAGCTGTATTTGTTTCACTAttcaattaacataaaaatgcaaGGGGTTGAAAGCCAAGAAGCATCGTTAACTGATAATCATAGAACCATCTTTCAATGTTCACCTAGTACAGGCAtagaaaataaaagaaaattcagCATAATCTTCTTTATACTGAAGGAACTCAGAGCTCAACTAAAAATGAGTACATTAACTACACTGGTATCATACACAGTACAACATTAAAACTTCTTTAAACACATAACTATCCATAAAAGTTTTCATGAGATTGCTCAAAGAGTATAAACATGGAATGTTAATCTTAAAcattgatatataaacacatttaAAGTATTTTCTTTAAAACATAACTAACTGGTGATAAAAATGGTCCACTATATCATGGGCCCCATAACCATCAAGTTGGCAGTGGCAAAAATGTTAGTCACATAACGGGTTCAGAAGAACTGGACCCCAAGTGTTCTTTAGGCTAAGCAATTTGCAATACAGTAGTAACTTTTTATATTTAAGTTACCTTGCTAATAAAATGACAAAATATTACATTACAAAAAAGTACCATATAGCCAGATTTtatggttatcttcagatgatttcggggtttagcatcctcgcggcccgttcctcgaccaagcctcctttttgttacacctaccccccccaagaagcagcccgtaacagctgtctaactctcaggtacctatttactgtttacCCTGGTGAAtaggagcatcagagtgaaagaaatatttttgcccatttgtctccacctccaccgggaatcgaacccggaacctcaggactaccaatccgaagcactgtccacccagctggtaACCGTGTTTGTATCTTAACACACACAAAATCTAGCATTCATTTTCACGGAATGTCTTTGTGAACGTCAATTCTCACTGGGCAGTCGGGCAACACTGTAAACAGTGATCCACACAGCAATAGAGTTCTGAGAAATCAACGTAAAAGTTTAGAGAGCAGCATTGGGTAGGAAAATGATGCATCTCCCACTCCATATAAAGAACAGTAGAGTACAATTTACAAATACAGTAGAGTACAATTGATTACTCACCCATCATATGAATGCTCACACTGACTTGTACACATAGATTATGCAtacagtttatttatttattgttcaaCATCTAGCACATCGAATCCAAAAATTCTTGTAATTTTGAAATTGTATAAAATCTTAAGTATATTTGTGAACGCATCCTGTATATGTATCCAGCTATATATAATTATATGGCAAAGGGTACGAGTATTGTTCCAAAGGCTACACATTTTTTTCAACTACAGTACAGGAAAATAATCATGAAAGCAATACACTATCCAATAAACATGGAACCAGCCATTTCCATACTGACAATGCTCTTCTTTATATGCATTCACACTATATATACAGTACTTAGTAGTCTGCCACCCATTCTTACTGTAGATATATTCAGTAGTCTGCCACCTATTCATACCAGAGATATACTCGATAGTCTGCCACCCATTCGTACTGTAGACATACTCAGTAGTCTGCCACCCATTCATACTGTAGACATACTCAGTAGTCTGCCACCCATTTATACTGTAGACATACTCAGTATTCTGCCACCCATTCCTACCAGAGGCATACTCTGTCTGCCACACAGTCTCACCATAGAAACACTATGCTGTACTCAGAAATCTGTGATATTCTCTGATATTAAAAAAACAGATGCCACTTATTATACATTTAGCTTGCTATATTCTGAACATGGCTGTTTACTGTGTGTACTAACGGTGAGCTGTTCAAGTGTGTGAGGAACGTTCTGCACAATCCatccacacacatacatacagtacataataCTGTTTAAAATAACACAGTATAAAGGAAATGTGCAtagaataaatataataatatttcagTTTTAACTGCATTTATGTAAATAAGAATGACCACCAGTGAAGCTGAATATAAAAGTGCATATTCCTTGAAGGACACCCAATTTTTAAAATTCATATTGTAGCAAGTACAAACAATATACTCACTACAGTCTCTCAGTATCTTAATgggataactaattagcactaactacataagctataatcctatccctatttacaggtaacattCTTTCCATCCTGGTTGGAGGAAGCCGAGGTGTAGTCACAGAATATAAGCAAGCGAACTGCGAATAGccgacagtacaatttccagtcaagaatgtagcactcggcatgTGCAGTTCTAACcgaccccaagacgctacagcttcaacacagaacagacagcagactaggaccgcatcgagctacaacgctctcccacatagagctccacgactccggcctcactcagctctgctctgctccaagctccatctcaacgtctaagacactgctgtatccaagactaaataaatatgaaaacccattaaacactgtgtatctaatctactcaacaacgtaacataatcgaacATTACAATATCATTTCATGACTTGACCCATTCCACTATCTTTTGCCCCATTGGTTCTGAAAATTCCAAAACAAAAGCATGTTGATATCCATCCTTACAGAGAAGAGCATTTACCCCTTCAACTTTTAACTTGAGCTCATCTCGGTACACTTGTGGACACCAGCCATCTGTGGCTCCATAGTAAAATACTATTTTATCCTTATGTTTGTTTATGGTCTCTGCATCAACTTCACAAACTTGCACAAGTTCGTTGTAAGCCATCCACAAGACATTTTGTATCACTTTGGGGGAAAACAGTTGTATGGTGGCCTGAACACTGCAGTCTGCTACTTTTCTGCCTCGGAAATAACACCGAAGCATTTTCTCTCTCGCCTTCACTGGCAATACACATAGGCAAGCTGTCAAGAATATAATAAACCAACGTAAGTAGTTCAGCATTGGCCAAAAACACTTTCCATTGGGGGTGCTTTTCATTCTCTCTACTGTAGGAAATAGGAGGAAACTCCTGACAACTGTTACCTCAGAATTTGATTCAAAATACTTTAGGATTTTGAGTATGATTTGGCAACCAATAGAATGTCCAATAAGAGTAACATTGGCCTGCTGGGGAATGTGGTCTTGGATGAATGCTATCTTGTGATgtatttgttcttcaagatcgTAGACATGATTGTTATCTGAAATAGAAACAACTTTTCAGAACGAATTGCTATCAAACATGGGTATCCACAATTTTGTCaccatatttatattttaaatctaACACTATGGTGTTCCCGTGGGGCCTTGGCATTTGAGCCCCACCTCTATGATGCCTACCGTTGCTGGTGGACATGAGTTACCATCACATCTGCCATTCCTAGAGTGTCACCTATACTTCTCTGGCCAACTCCTTTTTGGCTCATGAAGATCTTCCTATGGAACCTGTGGATATGTCCCTAGTCCAACTCAGCATGTCCGCCAGACCCTACTCCAGCCCACAGGTTCTGTAACAtcaaagacccccccccccatttgcctgaTCCATTCTGATGTTCCTCTCCTAGACACAGTCTCCCACTCTGTTGAGGCCCTCGGTGGCCCCCAGGTGTTAACTCTACACCATTCTCTAACCATGAAGCTACGGTAGCCACCCAGGTCTTCGGTATCGAAGACCATGAACCAGTAGCCCATGCTCTTGAAATCCCTAGTTTTTCACTTGTCTTTGTCTCCACCACTAGAAACCTTGAGTGCCCTACCTTTAATTGGCCATCCATCCTTCCTAATTTCATATTCACTTTGTTGGAGGTCTCTCAATCATTTATGAGAGGTTGCTGCTGGGTGTAGTCTATGCCAAGGCTTACTCATAAATACTTTCCATCCTCTACTGTTAATAGCTCTCAGATCTCCTATACACTTCATGTTTTGGAATGCCTACTTGCTACTGCAGAAGATGCAAGACCTTCGCCTGTTGATAGCAGACACCTCTCTGCTAGTGGTGGGCCTCTGTGAAACCTGGCTCATTGCTGCCATGTCCTTCATGGACTTGGGTCATATCGTTTGTCAGAAGGATTGCCTTGGGGAAGGAGGTGGGGGACTTGTCCTCCTGGTGCAGAATGGCATTTCACGAGTGGAGATGTGACTCCATCCATTTTGGCAGGGACACCTGGAATTCTTTACATATCACTTTTCAGTAAAAGGCCACTGGTGTGCAGTGGCGACAGCATACAACCCATGCCAGAATGTTACTCAGGTGGAACTAATGTACTACTTCCACCAAGTTCCTTCCACTAGCATGGTAAAGTTGACTTCGGTGCTTCAATGTGCACCACTTTCACTGGCAACAATACCTTTCTTGATGTAGCGATAACCCAGTGGGCAGTCCCCTCTTCTGCGCACTCCTGTCCTCCCACACATTCACACTCTTAACTCCACCTGGTTTACTGACCTGCGCTGACCCCCAAATCTCGTCACCTTCCATGCTTGACCTGTGCCTCGGTGGAGGTTCCTTTGCGTCGGCAGTAgtatccaccagccactacatggggAGTGACCATATGCAGTCTCCTTCATTAtcttcttgaggtcatcttgagatgattttgggactTAGCATCCCTGCTgcttggtcctcgaccaggcctcctttttgttacacgccccccaggaagcagatcatagcaggtgtctaactcccaggtacctatttacttctaggtgaacatgaGCATcaaggtgaaggaaactctgcccatttgtttccgcctccgtgtGGGATCGATACCggtaccttaggactacgaatctcaagcactgtccactcagccgtcgggCCCCCAGGACATCAATTATAATGACATTCATGGTCCCTGCTGTCTTTAACCCAACCTAATTAGCTTTATACAGTTGTCAGGTGGAAAAGGCAATGATGCTGACCAAGAATCCTTCTAATTACTGGTCAGTCTTAACTTGGATGGTCTGCCACCCAAGTTTGCCTCCAGGCTTTGGTTGCTCATCACTTCTAACATTCCCAGTGATGGCTCCACTCTTATCTCAGTGTGCCCTCGTGGATGGATGCATGCAGGACAGCAAAGTGACACTGAAACAGCTTGTGTGGCAGAAGTGTTTCTCTCTGTAGGTAGCATGGGCCTACTTGTGACTATCTGTTCAATGCAGACAGCTGATCTTCCAGGTGAAGCATGCTGCCTCAGTGGTGCATGCTGCACCATTCCTCACTTTGCTTTGCCAGCCCTGCCACCAGCGCCTGGAAATTCCTTTCATGGTACACACTCCCCACCTGCGTTCCTTTCATTATTCTTGATCCCCTTGGTATATGTGTCCCTGATGTAAAGGGGAATGTGGATGCTTTTGCCAGTCATTTCTGCAGTCATTTGGAGGTCAAATGGGGTTTTTTGCATTCCTCAGTTTCAAGATGACACAGAACCCATTCCTTTGCGGTGCCCTTCACCAGGTATAATTTGTAATACTGTAGTACAATACTAGGTGTGAAATAGTCACAATATACTGTATTTGGTTAGATATAATTTAATAATGTAGTTTGCATAACAAAAGTGGTATAAGTTTAATGTTGTCAAGAAATTAGGCACTTCTTTGCTGTACTGTACTTTTGAATAAAATATACTTTAAGCAATTCTTTGCTATGAAGGAAATTTCATATCTAATGTTCTTTTATACTGTAATTGCAAGGAGTGTTTGCATAGATTAATTTGGACTTGAAGAATAGCAAGCTCCTTGACTCTTTGCAACTGGTCAATGATGAATTAACaatacagtgacacctcggcCTACGAGTGCCCCTCTTTATGTATTTTTCGGGTTACGAACCCAATTACTTcgtaaaatttgaatcgggttacgagTAACCcgtaaatttgaatcgggtttgcCTCGAGTTACATAGTTTGACGATACGCGTATGGGCAACCGAGcatgtggttcctggtggcacggtTGCCCAcgattcagtttaccagtgcttcCTGTCTAGCATCTATCGTGctcgaattctttgtaaagaatttaattttttttttttttttggttttgagCATaacagtaattattatatatcatgccataggtctcaagaaagtcagtggtaaggttcaacctaagaaaacacatgtgaggatgaccatagaggaaaaacaagagatcattcgtaacatgaaaatggtacacggaTTGTTGAACTAAatatagctaggcagtacaacagatCTTCAGGGGAGAAGagacagtagaggatgtcccttcctcattaattaagaaaatgtgtgaagtatgggaagaactgcaaattttACTGAAGAGATAAAGCtttagcaggccattgcattgaccttattaatgacaatgtgatgtctcactacagacaagtgctaaaatgtagggaaaaacaaatgtctttaTACAGATTCTtaataagacaagcaagcagtgagccataaCCAGTTCCTAGTGGTATACCTGCAAAATGtatgagagagagtaccccagagaagtcatcagtgCCTGAGGttgtaatggaaggggactccccttccaaacactaacacctctcttcctcctcaccctctttCGTACcacaacaagagtcatcaatataggtaagctataacttgtacatactatatTACTAAATATTTGTATGTATTAGGTATGAAATGTatgttgaagttaatattttgggagtgtggaatggattaattcaatttacattatttctaatGGGGAAAATTTGTTTCGTCTTGCAAATTTTTGGGTTACGAACCATCTCTGGTTACA includes the following:
- the LOC123754364 gene encoding lipid droplet-associated hydrolase, with the translated sequence MGVSVTRHEILVRGKPTEVLSLGQSLNENPENVILIIPGNPGVASYYVNFMQTIYASLKDTHSVWTISHAGHCHTSHISAWPDNNHVYDLEEQIHHKIAFIQDHIPQQANVTLIGHSIGCQIILKILKYFESNSEVTVVRSFLLFPTVERMKSTPNGKCFWPMLNYLRWFIIFLTACLCVLPVKAREKMLRCYFRGRKVADCSVQATIQLFSPKVIQNVLWMAYNELVQVCEVDAETINKHKDKIVFYYGATDGWCPQVYRDELKLKVEGVNALLCKDGYQHAFVLEFSEPMGQKIVEWVKS